GCCTGGGCGCCGGGATCCTGCCAGTCGAGCGGCGTCAGGAAGGTCGCACAACGGTAGCCGCCGTCGCAGTCGGTCCAGCGCAACCGCTGGCTGGTGTATGAGGCGAGATCGTCACCGGGGGCATCGGCGAAGCCGGGCGGTTTCACATCGGTGACCGCGCCGGCGACCATCCGATCAGGCGAGGGCTCGGCCGGAAAAGTCTGCTCGGGTGTCGGCAGCTGAATCGCGGATGCCGGCGGGCTGTCGGGCTGCGAGAAGCAACCGCTCAGACCGACAGCGCAGGCCAGCGCGACGACTGCTACCCGAGGCCAACGCATACCCAAATACTAGGGTGGCTCAGTTGGCCTGCTTGGCCTTCTGACGGCGGTGACGCAGATGGGCATCGATGCTGAAGCCGCCGCCGCCCATCAGCAACGGCACGAGGCTGAGCACCCCCAGCAACACGTCGCGGTCGCCGTAGAAGCCGAAATGCCCCTCCAGGAACGGGCTGAACGGCCCGAAGCGGAAGAAGGCCATGAAGCCGACCGCACCCGCCAACAGGACTGCGGCGAAAATCCGGGTGCCGAGCCCGACGACCAGGAACACTGCCACAACGATCAGCAGGATGCTGACGCCCCAGGCTGCCGAGCCGGCCAGCGTCGCGTCCAAGCCGACGTAGCTGAGCGCGTCGATGGTGGCCTGCCGGTCGACCAGTGACTGCCAGCCGATGATCGCGGCAAAGGCGGCAAGAGCCAGCCGCACCAAGAACAAGGTCAGCGCACCGGCGAACTGATCGGTGCTGGGCTTGGTGACCGTGATGATCTCGGGCTCGGGCGCTTGGACGGCATGCACCGTACCGAGTTTCTCGTCGCGAGACGCGCGCTGCTGAGCGCGGGCAGCGGCGGCCGCATCGTCGATCTCCTCGCGTTCGAGGCGCACCGCCAGGGCGGCTGCCTCGGCTTTCGCTTTGGCTTCTTCGCGCGCGACTGCCAGATCGGCCTTCGACTTCTCGGCCGCGGCCTTGGCGGCGGCGGCGCGGGTGGCGGCCTCCTGAGCGGCGGCTTGCGCTGCTTCGGCCTCCCGCGCGGCGGCGCGAGCCTCGTAGTCGGCCTGTTCGGCCTGCAGCAGCCGCGGATCGCGGGGAACAGCCGGACTGGCGCCGGCCAACGACGAGGCGCGCACGATCCGGGACGGGTTCGTGGCCGACGACTCGTTGCCGATGGCGCGTGCGGCCTGCTCGGTCACATCCTCGATGGCGGTACTCACAAGCTGTCCTCGCTGTCGTGTCTGAGCCCAATAAGTCAGTTCCCATCTTGGGCCCGCGCGCCAAGAAGCAGCGGCTGACACGCCGAAAGCACCCGCTCCAATTGGAGCGGTAAGTATTGCTCAGCCGGGATCGGCCAGGTTGAGCATCAACGCTTCCATCGCCAGCAGCGGCGCGACGGAGTGCTCGAGCGCGTCACGAGCGGCCAGGATGGCGTCCACCCTGCGCAGGGTCTGCTCGGCGGTCGCAGAGCGCGCGGCCTGCGCGATCTCGGCATGCATCTCGGTGTTGATCAATCCGAGGCCTTCGGCCGATAGTTGGGACGATGCGGGATCGACTGCCTGTAGTTGCACGGTCAGCACATCGCGGTACCAGGTGGTCAGCTCGGTCAGCACCCGGTCGAGCGCATCTCGCTGCAGACGCTTGGCGCGCGCCTTCTGCTGATCCTCGAGTTCCTTCAATGCGGCGGTGGCCTGCTTGGGACGCGCACCCTTCGTTCCGTAGCCCAGTGCCTCTTTCAACTCGGCGAGTTCGCGGGCATCGATCTCGCCGGTGCTGCGGTCGGCCTGCGCCGTCGCCAACTCGACGATAGTGGCGGCGGCCCGCAGGCAAGCTCCGACGCTGTTCAGTGAGCCGGGTATCGCCATGATCTGCTGACGGGCGGTCCGGGCGTCCTCGCTGCGGGCCAATGCACGGGCACGCCCGATGTGGCCCTGAGCTGCCCGCGCCGCATACGCGGCCAGTTCGGGATCGATGCCATCGCGTTCGACCAGCAGCTGCGCGACCTCGGTGTCCAATGGTGTGCGCAGATTGACCTGCCGGGTCCTCGATCGCACCGTCACGATGACGTCCTCGGCGGTCGGCGCGCACAGCAGCCAGACGGTACGCGGCGGCGGCTCCTCCAGGGCCTTCAGCAGCGCATCGGCACCCTGATCAGTGATCCGATCAGCGTCCTCCACCACGATCACCTGGAAGCGTCCCACCGTGGGAGACATCGCGGCCTTCATGGCGAGCTCGCGCACCTCGGCCACCGAGATCGACAACTGTTCGGTGCGTACCAGCGTGACATCGGGATGGGCGCCGGATTCGGCGCTGCGGCAGACCGTGCACCGCCCGCAGCCGCCCTGATCGCACAGCAGCGCGGCGGCGAACGCCCGGGCCGCATTGCTTCGTCCGGACCCGGGTGGCCCGGTGATCAGCCAGGCGTGCGTCATGGCGTGGGGCGAACCGTCGCCGCCGGGTTGGCGGGCCGCCTTGGCCGCCGCGCTCAAGGTGGCGACCGCGCGCTGCTGACCGACCAGCTCGGCCCAGACACCTCCGGCCGGTTCAGCCATGGCGTTGACTGGGTTCGTGCAGTTCCGGGATGGCGAGTTCGCGGCCCAGCAGCGTGCCGACCGCAGTCCGGATCTTGGCTGCGGTGGTGCGCACGCTCACCAAAGCCGGCAGCACCAGATAACGGTCGGGATCGTCCGCGGCCTGCACGAGGAAGGCGTCCCGCACCCGGGCATGGAAATCGGCGCCGGCCAGTTCCAGCCGGTCGAGATTGCGGGCCCTGGCGACCGCCCTGGCCGGTTCGATGTCGAGTATCACCGTCAGATCGGGCCGCAATCCCCCGGTGGCCCAGCCGGCGATCGCCTTGAGGTCATCGACATTGAGGCGTCGGCCTGCCCCCTGGTAGGCCAGCATTGAGCCGACGTAGCGGTCGCTGACCACGGTCTGCCCGGCGGCCAGGGCGGGAAGCACCACCCGGGACACATGTTGTGCCTTGTCAGCTGCATACAGCAGGGCTTCGCAGCGGTCGTCCAGATCGGATTCGGGGTCAAGCAGCAGATCACGCAGGGTGTTTCCGACCGGTGTGCCGCCCGGCTCGTGGGTGATGACGTGGTCGACGCCGGACAGCTCCAGGGCTGCCGCCAGTGCCCGCACCTGAGTGGACTTGCCGACCCGGTCGCCGCCTTCGATGACGACGAAGAGACCGCGATCACTCATCGGTCACCTGTGCGGGGGTCGGTTCCGCGGTGGGCAGCGCCGGCGGTTCGTCCTGGTCCGGCGAGGTGGTCTCGGGCCATTCCGCCAGCAGCTTGGCACGCGTCTTCGGCCAGGCTTCGAGGAACTCGCGGCGCGGGGTGCGCACCTGGTCCAGCCACCGCTGGTAGTCGCGTCCGGCCTGGTAGGCCTCGGCCGGGCTCATCGCTGAAACGGTGGCCTCGTCGGCGGCCAGGTCGCGATTCGCGGTCGTGCCGAGAGCGGCCAGCAGCTTGCTGACCCGACGGACGCGGCCCTTCACCTTGCCGAGCACCGGTTCGCCGGCCTCCAGGGTGCGCACCAGGTCTTGGGCGCGCTCCAGCGCGGCAGACCATTCTTGGTCGCCGCTGTCGTCGCTCAGGGCGTCGACCGACGCGAGCATGCCGGTGAGCTGCTGGCGGACACACGATCGCAACAGTGCTCGGGCGCTGCCGGGCTCGGTCGTCTCCGCAGGCCAGCCGTCGTCCTCGACCGGACGCAGCCTGGGTGCCCGCGCGGCCGAGGCCAGCAGGTCGAGGGCATCGAAGTAGGCCTCGCCGAGTTCGGCCGGGTTGGTGCGCGCCGGACGCGCGACGACCTTGTCGATCTGCCAGATGAACTCACTGGCCCAGGCAGGGTCGATCAGGCAGTCCAGCCCACGCACGGTGTCAGCGGCCCTGGTCAGTTCGTCGGCCAGCAGCCCGGTATCGGGCTGATCCTGTTTGCGGACCCGCAGGTCTGCGCGCAACACCGCATGCAACCGGTCGGTGAACAGCCAGGCCAGGTAATCCTCGGCGCTGATCTTGGAGGGCTGGGGCGGACTCGGCGGGGAGCTGACCGGATGGGTGATCGCGGTCAGCCGTTCGATCGGTTCGATGAATTCGGCCACCTTGGCGCCGCCGGCCTCGCCGAGCCGTTCGATCACCACGCTGCGCTGCAGCGCGGTGATCTTGTCGCCGGGCTTGAAGGTGACATCGCGTTGCCGGGCCACCGCCAGCCCGCCACGCCGGACGGTCACCCGGTCGTCACGAACCTCGCCGAGTTCGACGCCTTCGGCGTCCAACAGCACATAGCAGGCCCGCTCCACCACGACGCTGGCCACCGGCCCGAGCGCGGCTCGCCTGCGAAAACCCGACAGCAGGACGCCCAAGTCCTCGGGCAGATCATCGCCGGCATCCAGCGGCTCGATATATTGCTCCGGCAACCAGGGCTGCCAGTCGGTTGCCCTGAGCAGCCACTCACCGCGTTGGTCGACGACCCGGTGGGCCAGCAGCACCCCGGCGAGACTGAGCCGCTCGTCGGTGGTATCGAACAAAGTGATGGTGCTGACCGGCCGGTCGGGCCGGCACCGCAGCAGCACCCGATCGATCCCGGACGCCTGATCGGTCAGGATCGGCGCATCCACCTGGTACGGCATCTCGAAGAGATAGCTGCGGTGACGCTTGGCCATGTCGGTAGTCCTGCCGTCGGAGTTGCGTGTGTTTCTTCGATTATGCCGAGGATGCTCCCGATGCGGGCTTCGGGGTCTTCTTCGATGTCGATGCGCTACCGGATGCCTTCGTGGCCTTGCTCGGCGACGACTTGGCGGAGGTCCGCCGGGCCTTCTTCGCAGGTGCCGGACCCTTGGCGCGTTTCGCTGCGATCAGGTCGGCGGCCACCTCCAGGCTGACCTCGTTGATCGGCTGGCTCTTCGGCACTGTCACGTTGTACTCACCGTCGGTGATGTAGGGGCCGAAGCGGCCATCCTTGATCACCAACGGCTTGCCGGTCGCCGGATCGTCCCCCAGTTCGGCCAGCGGGGCGGCGGCTGCCCGGCGTCCGCGGGTACGGGGAGCCGCCAGCAGCTCTTTGGCCTGCTCCAAGGTGACAGTGAACAGCGATTCCTCGCTGGGCAGGGTGCGAGAATCATTGCCGCGTTTGATGTAAGGACCGTAGCGTCCGTTCTGAGCGGTGATTTCCACACCCTCGTCATCGGTACCGACCAAGCGCGGCAGGCTGAGCAACTTCAGCGCATCGTCCAAGGTGACGGTATCGAGCTGCATGGACGAGAACAGCGATGCGGTGCGCGGCTTGGGCCGCTTCGACTTCGGCAGCGACTCATCGTCCTCGAGCACCTCGGTCACGTAGGGGCCGTAGCGTCCGGTGCGGGCGACGATCGGATGGCCGGTGGCCGGATCGGTGCCGAGTTCGCGCTCCTCACCGGCCGGGGTGGCCAGCAACTGCTTGGCGACCTCCAGGGTCAGCTCATCGGGTGCCATGTCCTCGGGGACGTTGGCACGATTCGCCTCCGCATCCTCGACATAGGTGCCGTAGCGTCCGACCCGGACATTGATGCCGGCTTCGGGGTCACCGATCGGGAAGGTCGACACGGCTCGGGCATCGATGTCGCCGAGGTCGGTGGCCATGTCGTGCAGGCCTTCGCGCTCGTGACCGGGGGCACCGTAGAAGAAGTCGTTGAGCACCTGCAGCCGTTGGGCGTCGCCGCCCGCGATTTCGTCCAGTTTGTCTTCCAGGGCGGCGGTGAACTGGTAGTCGACCAGCCGCGGGAAGTGCTCGACGAGCAAGCGGGTGACCGCGAACGCCAACCAGGTCGGCACCAGCGCGGTGCCCTTCTTGTAGACGTAGTCGCGGGCGGTGATGGTGCGGATGATCGATGCATAGGTCGACGGGCGCCCGATTTCGAGCTCTTCGAGCTTGGCGATCAGCGTCGGCTCGGTGTAGCGGGCCGGGGGCTTAGTCTGATGGCTCTCGGTCGCGATCTCGGACAAGTCGAGATGCTGGTCGGGGGCCAGCTGGGGCAGCTTGGCCTGTTCACCCTGCTCGTCGTCGGCGACGTCGGCATAGGCCTTGAGGAAACCCGGGAAGGTAATCGTGCGTCCCGAGGCCGAGAAGACGGCGCGATGGATGTCGACGGTGGCCATTTCGGCGCCGGCCCGCAGCCGCTGCGCCAGTTCGGCAGCGATCTTCACCGACACCGCCTGACCGCGCGCATCTGTCATCTGGGAGGCGACGGTGCGCTGCCAGATCAGTTCGTAGAGCCGGGCCTGGTCACCGACCAGCTTGGCCTGCGCGGGGGTGCGGAAGGAGTCGCCGGCGGGCCGGATGGCCTCGTGGGCTTCCTGCGCGTTCTTCACCTTGGACGCGTAGACCCGCGGCGAGGCCGGCACGTAATCGTCGCCGTACAGCGCGCGGGCCTGCTTGCGGGCGGCCGTGATGGCCTGCTCCGACAGCGAGACCGAATCGGTACGCATATAAGTGATGTAGCCCGATTCGTAGAGCTCCTGGGCGACCCGCATGGTGCGGTCGGTCGTGAAGCCGAGCTTGCGTCCGGCCTCCTGCTGCAGGGTCGTGGTGCGGAACGGCGCGGCGGGACGGCGGGTGAACGGCTTGGCCTCCACCGAGTCCACCGCGAATCTGGCCTGCTTCAACGCCTCGGCGAGGTCGCCGGCGCACTTCTCGTCCACCACGAAGGCATCGGAGATGAGCTTGCCGTCGGAATCGAAGTCGGCGCCGCGAGCGACCTTCCAGTCGTTCAGGCCGGTGAGCCGGGCATCGAACTTGCGAGGCGTCGCGGCGGCGCCGGCATCCAAGGTGGCGAGCAGATCCCAGTAGGACGCCGAGGTAAATGCCATCCGCTCGCGTTCGCGGTCGACGACCAGCCGGGTCGCGACCGACTGCACGCGTCCGGCCGACAGCTTCGGCATGACCTTCTTCCACAGCACCGGGGAGACCTCGTAGCCGTAGAGCCGGTCCAGGATGCGTCGGGTCTCCTGGGCGTCCACCAGGTCGATATCGAGCTCGCGGGGGTTGGCGACGGCCGCAGCGATGGCTTCGGGGGTGATCTCGTGGAAGACCATCCGCTTGACCGGCACCTTGGGCTTCAGTTCCGCGAGCAGATGCCAGGCGATGGCCTCCCCTTCGCGGTCCTCATCAGTTGCCAGATAGAGCTCGTCGACGTCCTTGAGCAGCTCTTTGAGTTTACGGATGACAGGCTTCTTGTCGGCGCTGACAACGTACAGCGGCGCGAAATCGTCCTCGACGTCGACGCCGAGCCGGGCCCAGGGCAGGCCCTTGTACTTCGCGGGCACCTCGGAGGCGTTGGTGGGCAGGTCGCGGATGTGGCCGCGGCTGGACTCCACGACGTAGCCCGATCCCAGGAAGCGTGTGAGCATGGTCGCCTTGGTGGGCGACTCGACGATCACCAGTCGGCGGGGTGCATTGGCCACGTTGCGGTCCTTCAGGGTCAGTTGTTGTCAGGCTGTGACAGTCGGGAAGCTACCACGCGATGACAGGGGATTCGAAATATCCCTCGGCGAGCGCCTGGCGGATGGTGGGCAGCAGGATTGTGCGTTGCGCATGCGGATCGGCGTCCAACAGCCCCGCGACCGCGTCGATGATAACCCCCAGGGGCAGGCTGCCATCGCAGGCTCCGAGTACCCCGCCCAGTGCAGTGTCGACCCGCAACGCGCGCTTCAGGCCGGTGTGCTGGCGCAGCACCACGTACTGCGGATCCTCGGCCCCGGGGGTTCCCAGAGTCTCCTGGACGATGTCTTCGCGCAGCTTCAGGCTGCTGGCCAGCAGCTGCTCATCGCTGGCCCGGGCCGCCGTGATATCGCGTTGACGAGCGGCGATGGCGGGGCCGAGTGGCTGATGCACCGCGTGTGGCCACGATTCGATGGTGATATCGGGTGTCTGACGGCCCGCATTGGTGATGGTGATCCAGCCCATCCCGATGGCCCGGATGCCCAGTTCGGTGAAGTAGTCGAGCCATTCCCGGTAGCGGGCCGACCAGCTGGGGTCACCCGCCAGGCCGGCGTCGGTGAGCCACAGTTCTATATAGGCGTACGGATCGAGCCGCTCGCGTTCGATCACCCACATGTCGGCTCCCGCCGGCGCCCAGCCGCTGAGGCGATCCTCCCAGGGCTGATCGCCGGTGATCGCCCAGTTGGCGAGCACCTGGCAGATTCCGCCCTCGTTCAGGTGATCGATCGACCCGGTGACGACCTTGCGAATGAGGCCGTCCGCACTGAAATCTGTCTCTCGATAGGCCAGCCGCTCACCGCTCGGAGGGCTCATCACATAGGGCGGGTTCGTGACGATCAGATCGAACCTGTCGTCGGCGACCGGGTCATAGAGGCTGCCGTCGCGCAGGTCGACGTCGACCTCGTTGAGCTCCGCGGTGATCTTGGCGAGCTTAAGCACCCGCGGGTTCACGTCGGTAGCCGTGATCCGGTCGGCGTGGGCCGACAGGTGCAGACTCTGGACGCCGCAGCCGGTGCCCAGATCGAGTGCACTGCCGACCTGACTGTCGATGGTCAGCTGCGCCAAGGTGGTGGACGCGGAACTGACGCCGAGCACATAGTCGGGTTTGATCGGTTGGGTCCGGTAGTCGAGACCGGGTGTCGGATCGGACACCACCCAGCCGTCCCACTGACCTTCGGAGGTTTCGAAGCCGTAGGGACGCACGTCGACAGGGGCCTGGATGCGGCCATCCGGGCCTACCTCCAGCAGACCTTCGTCCATCAGTGCCTCCAGCGGTAGCGCCGCTTCGGCGGCCGAGCTCGAGACCGGCAGGTTGAGCGGAAAGAGCTTGATCAAGGTCGCGAGCGGGGTCTGGTCATCGCCGAGGGCCTCGCGGGCGGGCACCGTGCAATTGCGGTCCAGCCCGGCCTGCCCGGCCTCGCCGATGCGGGCGAGCACCGTGTCCACGGTGTAATCGGCCGACATCAAGGCGTCGCGCAGTGCATCGATCATGTTCACCCTTCCACTGTTACATGCCGGTCCCAGCGCGGGTCGGCGGCGGGTTCGGCCGAGCGGACGTGGCAAGGTTGATTCCGTGGCGATTCCCGGCTGGCTGGCGCACGATCCGCGAGTGGTCTGCGTGCGCCATCGCGATGCCCTCGACGGGCAGTGCGCCGAGTGGCCGACCTGGTTGCCCGGCTCCGTTCGGGACGCAGTGACCGGTGCGGGTATCGAACGGCCGTGGCTGCATCAGGTGATGGCCGCCGACGCGGCCTGGGCTGGTCAGCATGTGGCGGTGAGCACGGCGACGGCGTCGGGCAAGTCGCTGGGCTATCTGCTGCCGATCATGGCTGCGACCGCAGTCCGTGCGCAGGTCGCTAGCCTGGGTGTCACCACCGGCGATCTGAGGTCGAGACTGGGCGTGGCGCGCCACACGGCGCTCTATCTGGCCCCCACCAAGGCCTTGGCTCACGATCAGTGGGCGGCGGCTCGCAAGCTCGGACCGTCGGGCTGGCAGGTCTCCTGCCTGGATGGCGATTCGTCGTCCATGGAGCGACGATTCGCGCGCGACTACGCGAGTTTCGTGCTGAGCAATCCCGACATGCTGCACCGATCGGTGCTGCCCAATCACTCGCAGTGGTCCGGGTTCTTGGGGTCGCTGCGCTATGTGGTGGTCGATGAGGCACACCGCTATCGCGGAGTCTTCGGGTCGCAGGTCTCGGGAGTGCTGCGTCGCCTGCGGCGGCTGTGCCATGCCTACGGCGCCGATCCGGTCTTCGTCCTGACTTCGGCGACGGCCAGTGACGCCGGACGCTCGGGAGCGCTGCTGATCGGCGAGAACGATCCGCTGCTGGAGGTCTGCCAGGATGCTTCGCCGCATGCGGCACGCGATGTCGTCTTGTGGCGTCCGGCTACCGACGCGCCGGGTGAGGCGTCCGATCTGCTGGCGAGGCTGGTGGACGACGGCCAGCAGGTGATCACCTTCGTCGCCAGCCGCACCCAGGCGGAGCTGATCGCCTTGCGCGCCACCGATCGCATCGGGTCGGGGCGCCGGGTGGCCAGCTATCGCTCGGGCTATCTGGCGGGTGATCGCCGGGAGCTGGAATCCCGGCTGCGGTCGGGACAGCTTGCCGGGGTGGCTGCGACCAATGCCTTGGAGTTGGGCATCGACATCACCGGGTTGGATGCGGTGGTGATGGCCGGGTTCCCGGGCACCCTGGGATCGTTCTGGCAGCAGTCGGGACGCGCGGGGCGCGGCGACCGGGATGCCCTGGTGGTGATGATCGCCCGCGATGATCCCCTGGACGGCCATCTGCTCGACCATCCGGAATTCATCTTCGATCGTCCGGTGGAACAGACGGTGCTGCATCCGCAGAACCCCTACGTGCTGGGGCCGCAGTTGGCAGCGGCCGCGCAGGAGGCACCACTGAAACCCGCGGACGAACGGTGGTTCGGCCCGACGATGACGTCAGTGGCCGGCACGTTGAGTGAGCGGGGGGTGCTGCGCGCGCGGCCGAGTGGCTGGTTCTGGACCAAGGACTATCGGGCCGTCGACGAGATCGATCTGCGGGGTTCGCATGATCACCCGGTCGAGATCGTCGAGGCCGACACCGGACGCGTGCTGGGCAGCGTCGACCACGGCGCCGCCGACCGAACGGTTCACGAGGGCGCCGTCTACCTGCATCAGGGCGAACAGTGGCTGGTAGTTCAATATCTTCCGGACGAGTCGGTGGCCCTGGTGCGTTCGGTTGAGCTGCCGTATTACACGCAGCCGCTGGGCACCAGCGAGGTGCGGGTGGTGCATACCCAGGCGCAACGGCGATGCGGGAACGGAGTGATCTGCCGCGGCGAGGTCGAGCTGTCGAGCCAGGTGACCGGCTATCTGCGGCGCGATTCGCTCACCTCGGATGTGTGGGACGAGACACCGCTGGAGTTGCCCAGGCGGCAGATGACCACCCAGTCGATGTGGTGGCTGATACCGGACGAGGTCGTCGCGCGATTGTCGTTCTCGGTGGCGCGGCTGGGGGCTGCGGTGCATGCGGCCGAGCACACCGCGATCGGTCTGCTGCCGGCGTTCGCACCCTGTGACCGCTGGGATATCGGCGGGCTGTCGACGGCGCTGCATCCCGACACGCAGCTGTGCACGATCTTCGTGCACGACGGCATGCCCGGTGGTTCGGGATATGCCGAGCGCGGCTTCGACGTGGCCGAGGCCTGGTGGCGGGCCGCTTTGGAGCGGCTGACCAGCTGCGACTGTGAGACCGGCTGCCCGTCGTGTTGCGTTTCACCCAAGTGCGGCAACGGCAACCGGATGCTCGACAAGTCGTCGGCGGCCGAGTTGCTCAGCGTGCTGCTGGGGTGAGTGGGCGGGGCGTTGCTCGGCGTCGGATCCCATGAGATCGCCAGAGGGTTCCGATGCAGCCGCACAGCGGGGCCTGGGCCTTCATGTCATTGGCCGGCTTCGTCGGAGCGACTTCGGACGCCGCGACTTCGGCTTGGACAAGGCTGCCTGGCGGAAGTCCTGCGAAGAAACATCGAAGAGAAGTCTTCACTGTTCTGCTGTATTCGAATATGTGTTCGATTACAATGGGGTCATGGATACCCCCATCTGTGACCCCGAATTCCTGGCCCGGCAGGAGACCAGCAGACAAGCCTTCGACGCGTTGATACATGCCCACGACCAGTTACTGGCCGCCGAGGTCGCCGAGTTGGTGACGATCACCCACACCGCCGACCTCTGGCAGGTCGACACCGCCGCAGTCGATGCGGGAATCGAACAGTTGATACAACCCGGCCATGACGGCACCCCGCAAGTCGGGGAGTTCCTCGCCCTCGAACTGGGCCCCGTGCTAGGAATCTCACCCCAAGCCGCGATCTCCCGGATCGGTAACGCCCTCGACCTGCGAGAACGCCACCCCCTGCTCTGGCAAGCCGTGCTCGCCGGGAAAGTCCGGGTCTGGCAGGCGAACCGGATCTGCCTCGAGTGCGCCCACCTACCCGCCGCCGCCGCGCGGGAAGTCGACCAGAAGCTCAGCCAGGCCGCCGCCACGATGCCGTGGTCACGAGTCATCAAAGCACTGCCCGGACTGATCATCGCCGCCGACCCCGACCTGGCCCGGCAACGAGCCGAAGCACGACGCCAGTCACGCCGGGTACGAGTATCCAAAATCGAAGACGGACACGTCAGCTTCTGGGGTGTCGTCAACCCGGTCGACGGAATCTTGTTCGACCACGTCCTCACCCAAATCGCCACGACCCTACCCGCCCTACCAGAAACCATCCCGGGAACCGATCTCGACCGGCGCCGAGCCGCCGCCGTCGGCATCTTGGCCCGGCAAGCGTTAGGGCAGGAGGCGCTACCCACCCACACCCTGATCGTCCACATCGCTGCGGACGATCCCGCACTCACCGCCGGCGCCTCATCCCCAGCGTCGGGGGTGGCCCGGATAGCAGACTGGGGGCCGCTACTCACCGAGCAGCTACCCGCCTTCCTGG
The Brooklawnia propionicigenes DNA segment above includes these coding regions:
- a CDS encoding DoxX family protein; amino-acid sequence: MSTAIEDVTEQAARAIGNESSATNPSRIVRASSLAGASPAVPRDPRLLQAEQADYEARAAAREAEAAQAAAQEAATRAAAAKAAAEKSKADLAVAREEAKAKAEAAALAVRLEREEIDDAAAAARAQQRASRDEKLGTVHAVQAPEPEIITVTKPSTDQFAGALTLFLVRLALAAFAAIIGWQSLVDRQATIDALSYVGLDATLAGSAAWGVSILLIVVAVFLVVGLGTRIFAAVLLAGAVGFMAFFRFGPFSPFLEGHFGFYGDRDVLLGVLSLVPLLMGGGGFSIDAHLRHRRQKAKQAN
- a CDS encoding DNA polymerase III subunit delta' — protein: MAEPAGGVWAELVGQQRAVATLSAAAKAARQPGGDGSPHAMTHAWLITGPPGSGRSNAARAFAAALLCDQGGCGRCTVCRSAESGAHPDVTLVRTEQLSISVAEVRELAMKAAMSPTVGRFQVIVVEDADRITDQGADALLKALEEPPPRTVWLLCAPTAEDVIVTVRSRTRQVNLRTPLDTEVAQLLVERDGIDPELAAYAARAAQGHIGRARALARSEDARTARQQIMAIPGSLNSVGACLRAAATIVELATAQADRSTGEIDARELAELKEALGYGTKGARPKQATAALKELEDQQKARAKRLQRDALDRVLTELTTWYRDVLTVQLQAVDPASSQLSAEGLGLINTEMHAEIAQAARSATAEQTLRRVDAILAARDALEHSVAPLLAMEALMLNLADPG
- the tmk gene encoding dTMP kinase, with the translated sequence MSDRGLFVVIEGGDRVGKSTQVRALAAALELSGVDHVITHEPGGTPVGNTLRDLLLDPESDLDDRCEALLYAADKAQHVSRVVLPALAAGQTVVSDRYVGSMLAYQGAGRRLNVDDLKAIAGWATGGLRPDLTVILDIEPARAVARARNLDRLELAGADFHARVRDAFLVQAADDPDRYLVLPALVSVRTTAAKIRTAVGTLLGRELAIPELHEPSQRHG
- the topA gene encoding type I DNA topoisomerase, translated to MANAPRRLVIVESPTKATMLTRFLGSGYVVESSRGHIRDLPTNASEVPAKYKGLPWARLGVDVEDDFAPLYVVSADKKPVIRKLKELLKDVDELYLATDEDREGEAIAWHLLAELKPKVPVKRMVFHEITPEAIAAAVANPRELDIDLVDAQETRRILDRLYGYEVSPVLWKKVMPKLSAGRVQSVATRLVVDRERERMAFTSASYWDLLATLDAGAAATPRKFDARLTGLNDWKVARGADFDSDGKLISDAFVVDEKCAGDLAEALKQARFAVDSVEAKPFTRRPAAPFRTTTLQQEAGRKLGFTTDRTMRVAQELYESGYITYMRTDSVSLSEQAITAARKQARALYGDDYVPASPRVYASKVKNAQEAHEAIRPAGDSFRTPAQAKLVGDQARLYELIWQRTVASQMTDARGQAVSVKIAAELAQRLRAGAEMATVDIHRAVFSASGRTITFPGFLKAYADVADDEQGEQAKLPQLAPDQHLDLSEIATESHQTKPPARYTEPTLIAKLEELEIGRPSTYASIIRTITARDYVYKKGTALVPTWLAFAVTRLLVEHFPRLVDYQFTAALEDKLDEIAGGDAQRLQVLNDFFYGAPGHEREGLHDMATDLGDIDARAVSTFPIGDPEAGINVRVGRYGTYVEDAEANRANVPEDMAPDELTLEVAKQLLATPAGEERELGTDPATGHPIVARTGRYGPYVTEVLEDDESLPKSKRPKPRTASLFSSMQLDTVTLDDALKLLSLPRLVGTDDEGVEITAQNGRYGPYIKRGNDSRTLPSEESLFTVTLEQAKELLAAPRTRGRRAAAAPLAELGDDPATGKPLVIKDGRFGPYITDGEYNVTVPKSQPINEVSLEVAADLIAAKRAKGPAPAKKARRTSAKSSPSKATKASGSASTSKKTPKPASGASSA
- a CDS encoding DUF7059 domain-containing protein gives rise to the protein MIDALRDALMSADYTVDTVLARIGEAGQAGLDRNCTVPAREALGDDQTPLATLIKLFPLNLPVSSSAAEAALPLEALMDEGLLEVGPDGRIQAPVDVRPYGFETSEGQWDGWVVSDPTPGLDYRTQPIKPDYVLGVSSASTTLAQLTIDSQVGSALDLGTGCGVQSLHLSAHADRITATDVNPRVLKLAKITAELNEVDVDLRDGSLYDPVADDRFDLIVTNPPYVMSPPSGERLAYRETDFSADGLIRKVVTGSIDHLNEGGICQVLANWAITGDQPWEDRLSGWAPAGADMWVIERERLDPYAYIELWLTDAGLAGDPSWSARYREWLDYFTELGIRAIGMGWITITNAGRQTPDITIESWPHAVHQPLGPAIAARQRDITAARASDEQLLASSLKLREDIVQETLGTPGAEDPQYVVLRQHTGLKRALRVDTALGGVLGACDGSLPLGVIIDAVAGLLDADPHAQRTILLPTIRQALAEGYFESPVIAW
- a CDS encoding DEAD/DEAH box helicase, translated to MAIPGWLAHDPRVVCVRHRDALDGQCAEWPTWLPGSVRDAVTGAGIERPWLHQVMAADAAWAGQHVAVSTATASGKSLGYLLPIMAATAVRAQVASLGVTTGDLRSRLGVARHTALYLAPTKALAHDQWAAARKLGPSGWQVSCLDGDSSSMERRFARDYASFVLSNPDMLHRSVLPNHSQWSGFLGSLRYVVVDEAHRYRGVFGSQVSGVLRRLRRLCHAYGADPVFVLTSATASDAGRSGALLIGENDPLLEVCQDASPHAARDVVLWRPATDAPGEASDLLARLVDDGQQVITFVASRTQAELIALRATDRIGSGRRVASYRSGYLAGDRRELESRLRSGQLAGVAATNALELGIDITGLDAVVMAGFPGTLGSFWQQSGRAGRGDRDALVVMIARDDPLDGHLLDHPEFIFDRPVEQTVLHPQNPYVLGPQLAAAAQEAPLKPADERWFGPTMTSVAGTLSERGVLRARPSGWFWTKDYRAVDEIDLRGSHDHPVEIVEADTGRVLGSVDHGAADRTVHEGAVYLHQGEQWLVVQYLPDESVALVRSVELPYYTQPLGTSEVRVVHTQAQRRCGNGVICRGEVELSSQVTGYLRRDSLTSDVWDETPLELPRRQMTTQSMWWLIPDEVVARLSFSVARLGAAVHAAEHTAIGLLPAFAPCDRWDIGGLSTALHPDTQLCTIFVHDGMPGGSGYAERGFDVAEAWWRAALERLTSCDCETGCPSCCVSPKCGNGNRMLDKSSAAELLSVLLG